A window of the Pseudomonas fluorescens genome harbors these coding sequences:
- a CDS encoding methyl-accepting chemotaxis protein: MQAFLSPGIRLLGRFGFARKFQLLFLLFILPLAGSLLMIGQDYRDKLNLIAGERAGVRQLLALDALDNLLAAQRDRAARWRATETNRQPTPATLAAMAAFDGVQPAVAQATLDLGNALQAEGAEGETLARYQALQAALDGLDSKSLSGVGWWPDGYDRFTNALSALQALREQIAMDNRLILAPWLETYLLTQISTQHAPDLIERVGRLAAVGQASVVSGQFTLQSRLQLRDLRSRIGDAREQLVKTAGLLEARLPPALQGWAGQYHDSLKQLDAGLKVLDDGVFGGSINLKPEEFERTLDALLGNLATLRQQSLVSLDQRLDDYHGSAIRQFIIVAAVFGFLLLAALYLFVCLQASIRRSASGITLLAEALRDGNLSLQVPVVGRDELASISTALNVAVVQLRTSLLGVDHETSQLSNAVRSLNDHSSGALSEVEAQQLQISQIAAAATQLAATSQGVAQSCEQASGSAQHTRRIAADSSRDSQRTTASIQQLNQRLNETAAALGRVSEQGQQIQLVVDTIRGVAEQTNLLALNAAIEAARAGEQGRGFAVVADEVRSLSQRTQSSTAQIAGTVDSLRNTVNEAVSLMEAACGQAQSDAEAVTGLGERLGEIASAVQSVTDTLAQIATAVEEQASTADEVSGNIQQVDQAAVRLLEGARAVNLAADTLSQGSHALSANTGRFQLR; encoded by the coding sequence ATGCAGGCTTTTTTATCACCGGGGATCAGGTTGCTGGGGCGGTTTGGCTTCGCGCGTAAATTCCAGTTGTTGTTTCTGCTGTTTATCCTGCCATTGGCCGGCAGCCTGTTGATGATCGGCCAGGACTATCGCGACAAACTCAACCTGATCGCCGGCGAACGTGCCGGTGTGCGGCAGTTGCTTGCCCTCGACGCACTCGACAACCTGCTAGCCGCCCAACGCGACCGCGCCGCCCGCTGGCGCGCCACGGAAACCAACCGCCAGCCGACGCCCGCGACCCTTGCCGCGATGGCTGCGTTCGATGGCGTACAACCCGCTGTCGCCCAAGCGACGCTGGACTTGGGCAATGCCCTGCAAGCCGAAGGCGCGGAAGGCGAAACCCTGGCTCGCTATCAGGCCCTGCAAGCCGCGCTCGATGGCCTGGATTCGAAAAGCCTTTCCGGTGTCGGTTGGTGGCCGGACGGTTACGACCGGTTCACCAATGCCCTCAGCGCCCTGCAAGCCTTGCGCGAGCAGATCGCAATGGACAATCGCCTGATCCTCGCGCCGTGGCTGGAAACCTATCTGCTGACGCAGATTTCCACCCAGCACGCGCCAGACCTGATCGAGCGTGTCGGCCGACTGGCAGCTGTCGGCCAGGCGTCTGTGGTGTCCGGCCAGTTCACCCTGCAAAGCCGTCTGCAACTGCGCGACCTGCGTAGCCGCATCGGCGATGCCCGCGAGCAGCTGGTGAAAACCGCAGGCCTGCTCGAGGCGCGTCTGCCGCCAGCCCTGCAAGGCTGGGCCGGGCAGTATCACGACAGCCTCAAGCAGCTGGATGCCGGTCTGAAAGTGCTGGATGACGGCGTGTTCGGCGGCAGCATCAATCTCAAGCCTGAAGAATTCGAACGCACTCTCGATGCCCTGCTCGGTAACCTCGCCACGCTGCGCCAGCAATCGCTGGTGTCGCTGGATCAGCGGCTGGATGACTACCACGGATCGGCGATTCGTCAGTTCATCATTGTCGCGGCGGTCTTCGGTTTCCTGTTGCTGGCGGCGCTGTATCTGTTCGTCTGTCTGCAAGCCTCGATCCGCCGCAGCGCCAGCGGCATCACGCTGCTCGCCGAAGCCCTGCGTGACGGCAATCTGAGCCTGCAAGTGCCGGTCGTGGGCCGTGATGAACTGGCCTCGATCAGCACCGCGCTCAACGTGGCCGTGGTGCAGTTGCGCACCAGCCTGCTAGGTGTCGATCACGAGACTTCACAACTGAGCAACGCCGTGCGCAGTCTCAACGATCACTCCAGCGGCGCCCTCAGCGAAGTCGAAGCGCAGCAATTACAGATCAGCCAGATCGCTGCAGCAGCCACACAATTGGCGGCCACCTCTCAAGGTGTCGCGCAGAGTTGCGAACAGGCTTCGGGCAGCGCCCAGCACACCCGGCGCATCGCTGCCGACAGTAGCCGTGACAGTCAACGCACCACAGCGAGCATTCAACAGCTCAATCAGCGTCTGAACGAAACCGCAGCCGCGCTCGGCCGGGTCAGCGAGCAAGGGCAGCAGATTCAATTGGTGGTCGACACCATTCGCGGCGTCGCCGAGCAGACCAACCTGTTGGCGCTCAATGCCGCCATCGAGGCCGCGCGGGCTGGGGAACAAGGTCGCGGCTTTGCCGTGGTGGCCGACGAAGTGCGCAGCCTGTCGCAACGTACGCAATCGTCTACGGCGCAGATCGCCGGTACGGTCGACAGCCTGCGCAATACGGTCAACGAAGCCGTGAGCCTGATGGAGGCAGCGTGCGGCCAGGCGCAATCGGATGCCGAAGCCGTTACCGGGCTAGGCGAACGACTGGGAGAAATCGCCAGCGCCGTGCAGAGCGTCACCGACACCCTCGCCCAGATCGCCACGGCAGTCGAAGAACAGGCCAGCACCGCCGATGAGGTCAGCGGCAATATCCAGCAGGTGGATCAGGCAGCGGTTCGCCTGCTCGAAGGCGCGCGGGCCGTGAATCTGGCGGCGGACACCTTGAGTCAGGGCAGCCATGCCTTGAGTGCCAACACCGGAAGATTTCAGCTGCGTTGA
- a CDS encoding 50S ribosomal protein L25/general stress protein Ctc encodes MNDFTLNAEARSDLGKGASRRLRRLAALVPAVVYGGDKAPESISMLAKEVAKLLENEAAYSHVIELNVGGTKQNVIIKALQRHPAKGHVMHADFVRVVAGQKLTAIVPVHFINEAAPVKKGGEISHVVAEIEVSCLPKDLPEFIEVDLANAEIGTIVHLSDLKAPKGVEFVALAHGDDKAVANVHAPRVAPEATEEGAAE; translated from the coding sequence ATGAACGATTTTACTCTGAATGCTGAAGCGCGTTCCGACCTGGGGAAAGGTGCGAGCCGCCGCCTGCGTCGTCTCGCCGCCCTGGTTCCAGCTGTTGTTTACGGTGGCGACAAAGCCCCTGAATCCATCAGCATGCTGGCCAAAGAAGTTGCCAAACTGCTCGAAAACGAAGCTGCCTACAGCCACGTTATCGAACTGAACGTTGGTGGCACCAAGCAAAACGTGATCATCAAGGCTCTGCAGCGTCACCCGGCCAAAGGCCACGTGATGCACGCTGACTTCGTACGCGTTGTAGCTGGCCAGAAACTGACCGCTATCGTTCCTGTGCACTTCATCAACGAAGCTGCTCCAGTGAAGAAAGGCGGCGAAATCTCGCACGTTGTTGCCGAGATCGAAGTTTCCTGCCTGCCGAAAGATCTGCCTGAGTTCATCGAAGTCGACCTGGCTAACGCTGAAATCGGCACCATCGTTCACCTGTCGGACCTCAAAGCTCCTAAAGGTGTCGAGTTCGTTGCTCTGGCACACGGCGATGACAAGGCTGTTGCCAACGTCCACGCTCCACGTGTTGCTCCAGAAGCTACCGAAGAAGGCGCAGCAGAGTAA
- a CDS encoding M14 family metallopeptidase, protein MHNEFPIQPGYREQRERFLAAAKVAGATLSSYAHPLNGPFGESLSTDVAVLGDSAAKRRLVALSGTHGVEGYYGSECQIDWLKHFTPGSLPKDVAVVMVHLINPWGTAWLRRVNEDNIDLNRNHLDFNRPLPDNRAYAALHEIYACNDLNGPERQKADALLDAQIAEHGWPAVMSIVEGGQHSHPDGLFFGGLAPSWSNRTLHSIIENHLAGAETVMCFDLHTGAGEYGHPMLLTITQAPYPALAKAQSIYGPWLYTLHTGAETLSETGVAATATGYTSQALLNALPNVQLMPFVIECGTYPGPDVHRYLRDDHWLHLHGDPLDATGREIKLNLLEQFYPADPDWRAMVGLRTRQIWAKGLAALAG, encoded by the coding sequence ATGCACAACGAGTTTCCGATACAGCCCGGCTATCGCGAACAGCGCGAGCGCTTTCTAGCCGCCGCGAAGGTGGCGGGCGCAACGCTCTCTTCGTACGCGCATCCGCTCAATGGGCCCTTTGGCGAGTCTTTGAGTACCGATGTGGCGGTGCTGGGGGATTCAGCGGCCAAACGGCGCCTGGTGGCGCTCAGCGGCACCCACGGGGTTGAGGGTTATTACGGTTCGGAGTGTCAGATCGATTGGCTGAAGCATTTCACGCCGGGCTCGCTGCCGAAGGACGTCGCGGTGGTGATGGTTCACCTGATCAACCCGTGGGGCACGGCATGGCTGCGGCGGGTCAACGAAGACAATATCGACCTCAACCGTAATCACCTGGATTTCAATCGACCGCTTCCGGACAACCGCGCTTACGCTGCGCTGCATGAAATCTACGCCTGCAACGATTTGAACGGCCCCGAGCGGCAAAAGGCTGATGCCTTGCTGGATGCGCAGATTGCCGAACACGGCTGGCCGGCGGTGATGTCGATTGTCGAGGGCGGCCAGCACAGTCATCCCGACGGGTTGTTCTTTGGCGGCCTCGCGCCGAGCTGGTCGAATCGCACGCTGCATTCAATCATCGAGAATCATCTGGCCGGTGCTGAAACCGTGATGTGTTTCGACCTGCACACCGGCGCCGGCGAGTACGGGCATCCGATGCTGCTGACGATTACCCAAGCGCCGTATCCGGCACTGGCAAAGGCGCAATCGATTTACGGCCCGTGGCTCTACACGCTGCACACTGGCGCCGAAACCTTGAGTGAAACCGGCGTTGCCGCGACCGCCACGGGCTACACCTCGCAGGCACTGCTCAATGCGCTGCCGAATGTGCAGCTGATGCCGTTCGTGATCGAGTGCGGGACTTATCCAGGGCCGGACGTGCATCGTTACCTGCGCGACGATCACTGGCTGCATCTGCATGGCGATCCGCTGGATGCGACGGGGCGCGAGATCAAACTGAATCTGCTGGAGCAGTTCTATCCCGCCGACCCGGACTGGCGGGCGATGGTCGGGTTGCGCACGCGGCAGATCTGGGCGAAAGGGCTGGCGGCGCTGGCCGGATAA
- the lolB gene encoding lipoprotein insertase outer membrane protein LolB has product MFLRHVIVFSFIALLAGCAGFGARESVEGHGNPGQWREHKQQLTGLDGWQIDGKIGIRAPKDSGSGTLFWLQRQDYYDIRLSGPLGRGAARLTGRPGAVSLEVANQGRYEAPTPEALVEEQLGWKLPVSHLAWWVRGLPAPDSKSRLTLDGNSRLANLDQDGWQVEYLSYAEQNGYWLPERIKLHGTDLDVTLVIKTWQPRKLGQ; this is encoded by the coding sequence ATGTTTTTGCGCCACGTCATAGTTTTCAGCTTTATCGCCCTGCTCGCCGGTTGCGCGGGTTTCGGTGCCCGTGAATCGGTCGAAGGCCACGGCAATCCGGGCCAATGGCGCGAGCACAAACAGCAATTGACCGGCCTCGATGGCTGGCAGATCGACGGCAAGATCGGCATCCGCGCCCCGAAAGATTCGGGCAGCGGCACGCTGTTCTGGCTGCAACGTCAGGATTACTACGACATCCGTCTGTCCGGCCCGCTGGGTCGTGGCGCGGCGCGCTTGACCGGCCGCCCGGGTGCGGTGTCGCTGGAAGTGGCGAATCAGGGCCGCTATGAAGCACCGACTCCGGAAGCGCTGGTCGAAGAACAACTGGGCTGGAAACTGCCGGTCTCGCATCTGGCCTGGTGGGTTCGCGGCCTTCCGGCACCGGACAGCAAAAGCCGTTTGACCCTGGACGGCAACAGCCGTCTGGCCAATCTGGATCAGGATGGCTGGCAGGTCGAATACCTCAGCTATGCCGAACAGAACGGTTACTGGCTGCCCGAGCGGATCAAGTTGCATGGCACCGATCTGGACGTGACGCTGGTCATCAAGACCTGGCAACCGCGCAAATTGGGGCAATAA
- the ispE gene encoding 4-(cytidine 5'-diphospho)-2-C-methyl-D-erythritol kinase, translated as MTAPRLTLPSPAKLNLMLHILGRREDGYHELQTLFQFLDYGDEITFAVRDDGVIRLHTEFDGVPHDSNLIVRAAKKLQEQSGCSLGIDIWIDKILPMGGGIGGGSSNAATTLLGLNHLWQLGWDEDRLAALGLTLGADVPVFVRGHAAFAEGVGEKLTPVDPAEPWYVVLVPQVSVSTAEIFSDPLLTRNTPPIKVRPVPEGNSRNDCLPVVSRRYPEVRNALNLLGNFTEAKLTGTGSCVFGGFPSKAEADKVSALLTETLTGFVAKGSNVSMLHRKLQSLL; from the coding sequence ATGACCGCTCCACGCCTGACATTGCCTTCTCCGGCCAAACTCAATTTGATGCTGCACATTCTCGGTCGTCGTGAAGACGGTTATCACGAGTTGCAGACGCTTTTTCAGTTCCTCGACTACGGCGACGAAATCACTTTCGCCGTGCGAGACGATGGCGTGATTCGCCTGCACACCGAATTCGACGGCGTGCCCCACGACAGCAACCTGATCGTGCGCGCGGCGAAAAAACTTCAGGAGCAATCCGGCTGCTCGCTCGGCATCGACATCTGGATCGACAAGATCCTGCCGATGGGCGGCGGCATCGGTGGCGGCAGTTCGAACGCGGCCACCACCCTGCTCGGCCTCAATCATTTGTGGCAACTGGGTTGGGATGAAGATCGCCTGGCTGCACTGGGCCTGACACTGGGCGCCGACGTGCCGGTGTTCGTGCGTGGCCATGCGGCTTTCGCCGAAGGTGTCGGTGAGAAACTGACCCCGGTCGACCCCGCCGAACCGTGGTATGTCGTGCTCGTTCCGCAAGTCTCTGTTAGTACGGCAGAAATTTTTTCAGATCCATTGTTGACACGTAACACGCCGCCCATTAAAGTGCGCCCCGTTCCCGAGGGAAACAGTCGAAATGACTGCTTGCCGGTGGTCTCGAGGCGTTATCCAGAAGTACGTAACGCATTGAATTTGTTAGGTAATTTTACCGAAGCAAAACTCACCGGAACTGGAAGTTGTGTGTTTGGGGGCTTCCCAAGCAAAGCTGAAGCTGATAAAGTCTCGGCCCTTCTGACAGAGACCCTTACAGGGTTTGTAGCGAAAGGAAGCAACGTTTCGATGTTGCATCGCAAGCTGCAAAGTCTGCTCTAA
- a CDS encoding ribose-phosphate pyrophosphokinase — MSKMMVFTGNANPDLARRVVRQLHIPLGDISVGKFSDGEITAEINENVRGKDVFIIQPTCAPTNDNLMELVVMADAFRRSSATRITAVIPYFGYARQDRRPRSARVAISAKVVADMLTVVGIDRVLTVDLHADQIQGFFDIPVDNIYGSPVLVDDIEDQRFENLMIVSPDIGGVVRARAVAKSLGVDLGIIDKRREKANHSEVMHIIGDVEGRTCILVDDMVDTAGTLCHAAKALKEHGAAKVFAYCTHPVLSGRAIENIENSVLDELVVTNTIPLSAAAQACARIRQLDIAPVVAEAVRRISNEESISAMFR, encoded by the coding sequence GTGTCCAAGATGATGGTCTTTACGGGGAACGCTAACCCCGATCTGGCTCGGCGTGTCGTACGTCAGCTGCATATCCCTCTCGGTGACATCTCTGTCGGTAAATTCTCCGACGGCGAAATTACAGCCGAGATCAATGAAAACGTTCGTGGTAAAGACGTCTTCATTATTCAGCCGACTTGCGCTCCGACCAACGATAACCTGATGGAACTGGTAGTGATGGCTGATGCCTTCCGCCGCTCCTCGGCTACTCGTATCACTGCTGTTATTCCTTATTTTGGTTATGCCCGTCAGGATCGCCGTCCGCGTTCCGCACGTGTGGCTATCAGCGCGAAAGTCGTTGCTGACATGCTCACCGTAGTCGGCATCGACCGTGTTCTCACGGTTGATCTGCATGCTGACCAGATTCAGGGTTTCTTCGATATTCCGGTAGATAACATCTACGGCTCCCCGGTTCTGGTGGATGACATCGAAGATCAGCGCTTCGAGAACCTGATGATCGTGTCCCCGGACATTGGTGGCGTCGTGCGTGCACGTGCCGTTGCCAAGTCTCTGGGCGTGGATCTCGGGATCATCGACAAACGCCGTGAGAAAGCCAATCACTCTGAAGTGATGCATATCATCGGTGATGTCGAAGGGCGTACCTGCATTCTGGTCGATGACATGGTCGATACCGCCGGCACTCTGTGCCACGCGGCCAAGGCCCTGAAAGAGCATGGCGCAGCCAAGGTCTTTGCCTACTGCACACACCCTGTGCTGTCGGGTCGGGCCATCGAGAATATCGAAAATTCCGTGCTGGACGAGCTGGTGGTCACTAACACCATCCCGCTGTCCGCTGCAGCACAAGCCTGTGCACGTATCCGTCAACTGGATATCGCACCGGTTGTTGCCGAAGCGGTTCGCCGCATCAGCAATGAAGAATCGATCAGCGCGATGTTCCGTTAA
- the ychF gene encoding redox-regulated ATPase YchF: MGFNCGIVGLPNVGKSTLFNALTKSGIAAENFPFCTIEPNSGIVPMPDPRLDALAAIVNPKRILPTTMEFVDIAGLVAGASKGEGLGNKFLANIRETDAIAHVVRCFEDENVIHVSNSVDPKRDIEIIDLELIFADLDSCEKQLQKVARNAKGGDKDAVAQKALLEQLIPHFSEGKPARSLMKNMSADEKAIIKGFHLLTTKPVMYIANVAEDGFENNPHLDVVKAIAEEEGAMVVPVCNKIEAEIAELDDGEEKDMFLEALGLEEPGLNRVIRAGYEMLHLQTYFTAGVEEVRAWTVRVGATAPQAAGVIHTDFEKGFIRAEVIAYNDFIQYKGEAGTKEAGKWRLEGKDYIVKDGDVMHFRFNV; the protein is encoded by the coding sequence ATGGGATTCAATTGCGGCATCGTCGGCCTGCCTAACGTCGGCAAGTCCACCCTGTTCAACGCCCTGACCAAATCCGGGATCGCGGCCGAGAACTTCCCCTTCTGCACCATCGAGCCGAACAGCGGCATCGTGCCGATGCCGGATCCGCGTCTGGACGCTCTGGCGGCCATCGTCAATCCGAAGCGCATCCTGCCGACCACCATGGAATTCGTCGACATCGCGGGTCTGGTTGCCGGCGCTTCGAAAGGTGAAGGTCTGGGCAACAAGTTCCTGGCCAACATCCGCGAAACCGACGCGATCGCTCACGTTGTACGCTGCTTCGAAGACGAAAACGTGATCCACGTTTCCAACAGTGTCGACCCGAAGCGCGACATCGAAATCATCGACCTGGAACTGATCTTCGCCGACCTCGACAGCTGCGAGAAGCAACTGCAGAAAGTCGCGCGCAACGCCAAGGGCGGTGACAAGGACGCAGTGGCCCAGAAGGCCCTGCTGGAGCAGTTGATCCCGCACTTCAGCGAAGGCAAGCCTGCACGCAGCCTGATGAAAAACATGAGCGCCGACGAAAAAGCGATCATCAAGGGCTTTCACCTGCTGACCACCAAGCCGGTCATGTACATCGCCAACGTCGCTGAAGACGGTTTCGAGAACAACCCGCACCTGGACGTGGTCAAGGCCATCGCCGAAGAAGAAGGCGCCATGGTCGTTCCGGTCTGCAACAAGATCGAAGCGGAAATCGCCGAGCTGGACGACGGTGAAGAGAAAGACATGTTCCTCGAGGCCCTGGGCCTGGAAGAGCCTGGCCTGAACCGCGTGATCCGCGCCGGATACGAAATGCTGCACCTGCAGACCTACTTCACCGCCGGTGTCGAAGAAGTCCGCGCCTGGACTGTCCGCGTCGGTGCCACCGCACCGCAAGCCGCTGGCGTGATCCACACCGACTTCGAAAAAGGCTTCATCCGCGCCGAAGTGATCGCCTACAACGACTTCATCCAGTACAAGGGCGAAGCCGGTACCAAGGAAGCCGGTAAATGGCGTCTGGAAGGCAAGGACTACATCGTCAAAGACGGCGACGTGATGCACTTCCGCTTCAACGTGTAA
- a CDS encoding MFS transporter produces MAISNVQTAAASASAPPQSSPLVMRIIGAVALAHLINDLIQSVLPSIYPMLKANYGLSFTQVGLITLTFQLTASLLQPWVGYHTDRHPKPWLLPAGSVCTLIGIVMMSMVGSFPLILLAAALIGIGSSTFHPEASRIARLASGGRFGLAQSTFQVGGNAGSAFGPLLAAAIIIPFGQGNVAWFGLFAVFALFVLYRISRWYAHHLNLFKLKSGQAATHGLSKGRVISALVVLGLLVFSKYFYMASLTSYFTFYLIEKFDLSVASSQLHLFLFLGAVAAGTFFGGPIGDKIGRKAVIWFSILGVAPFTLLMPHVDLFWTSVLSVVIGFILASAFSAIVVYAQELVPGNVGMIAGVFFGLMFGFGGIGAALLGHLADIHGIEYVYFLCSFLPLFGVLAIFLPKTKKA; encoded by the coding sequence ATGGCTATCAGCAACGTTCAGACCGCCGCTGCCTCGGCGTCCGCTCCTCCCCAGAGCAGTCCACTGGTGATGCGCATCATCGGCGCGGTCGCGCTGGCGCATTTGATCAACGATCTGATCCAGTCAGTGCTGCCGTCGATCTATCCGATGCTCAAGGCCAACTATGGCCTGAGTTTTACCCAGGTCGGCCTGATTACCCTGACCTTCCAACTGACCGCTTCGCTATTGCAGCCGTGGGTCGGTTATCACACCGACCGGCATCCGAAACCGTGGCTGTTGCCGGCGGGTTCCGTGTGCACGCTGATCGGCATTGTGATGATGTCGATGGTTGGCAGTTTCCCTCTCATCTTGCTGGCGGCGGCGCTGATCGGCATCGGCTCTTCTACCTTTCACCCCGAAGCTTCTCGTATCGCGCGGCTCGCGTCGGGTGGACGTTTCGGTCTGGCGCAATCGACGTTCCAGGTCGGTGGTAACGCCGGTTCGGCATTCGGCCCGTTGCTGGCGGCGGCGATCATCATTCCTTTCGGTCAAGGCAACGTGGCGTGGTTCGGCCTGTTCGCTGTGTTTGCGCTGTTTGTGCTCTATCGCATCAGCCGCTGGTACGCCCATCACCTGAACCTGTTCAAGCTCAAGTCCGGCCAGGCCGCCACTCATGGACTGTCGAAGGGCAGGGTGATCAGCGCGTTGGTGGTGCTCGGGTTGCTGGTGTTCTCCAAGTATTTCTACATGGCCAGCCTGACCAGCTACTTCACGTTCTACCTGATCGAGAAGTTCGACCTGTCGGTGGCCAGTTCCCAGCTGCATCTGTTCCTGTTCCTCGGCGCGGTGGCGGCGGGCACATTCTTCGGCGGGCCGATTGGCGACAAGATCGGGCGTAAGGCAGTGATCTGGTTCTCGATCCTTGGCGTGGCGCCGTTCACGCTGCTGATGCCGCATGTCGACCTGTTCTGGACCAGCGTCCTGAGCGTGGTGATCGGCTTCATCCTCGCTTCGGCGTTCTCGGCGATCGTGGTGTACGCGCAGGAACTGGTGCCGGGCAATGTCGGAATGATTGCCGGGGTGTTCTTCGGTCTGATGTTCGGTTTTGGCGGGATTGGCGCGGCGTTACTCGGGCATCTCGCGGATATCCACGGCATCGAATACGTGTACTTCCTGTGCTCGTTCCTGCCGCTGTTCGGAGTGCTGGCGATCTTCCTGCCAAAAACCAAAAAAGCCTGA
- the pth gene encoding aminoacyl-tRNA hydrolase produces the protein MTAIKLIVGLGNPGAEYEQTRHNAGALFVERIAHAQNVNLVADRKYFGLTGRFSHQGQDVRLLIPTTYMNRSGQAVAALAGFFRIKPEEILVAHDELDLPPGVAKLKVGGGHGGHNGLRDIIAQLGNQNTFHRLRLGIGHPGVASMVSNFVLGRAPRAEQEKLDASIDFALGVLPDILAGEWNRAMKNLHSQKA, from the coding sequence GTGACTGCCATCAAACTGATCGTTGGCCTGGGAAATCCAGGCGCTGAATACGAACAGACCCGGCATAACGCAGGGGCCCTTTTTGTTGAGCGCATCGCCCACGCACAAAATGTGAATCTCGTGGCCGATCGCAAGTATTTCGGCCTGACCGGGCGCTTTTCGCATCAGGGTCAGGATGTTCGTCTGCTGATTCCCACCACCTACATGAACCGCAGCGGCCAGGCCGTGGCGGCACTCGCCGGTTTCTTCCGCATCAAGCCTGAAGAAATCCTGGTGGCGCACGACGAACTCGATCTGCCTCCGGGCGTCGCCAAACTCAAGGTTGGCGGCGGCCATGGCGGTCACAACGGGTTGCGCGACATCATTGCGCAATTGGGCAATCAGAATACGTTCCACCGCCTGCGGCTTGGCATCGGCCACCCGGGCGTCGCCAGTATGGTTTCAAATTTCGTCCTGGGTCGTGCGCCACGCGCCGAACAGGAAAAACTCGATGCCAGCATCGACTTTGCCCTCGGCGTGCTGCCGGATATCCTCGCCGGTGAATGGAACCGCGCGATGAAAAACCTGCACAGCCAGAAGGCCTGA